One window of the Labeo rohita strain BAU-BD-2019 chromosome 9, IGBB_LRoh.1.0, whole genome shotgun sequence genome contains the following:
- the rnd3b gene encoding rho family GTPase 3b yields the protein MMDHHHDLKCKIVVVGDTQCGKTSLLNVFAKDSFPENYVPTVFENYTASFEVDTLRVELSLWDTSGSPYYDNVRPLSYPDADAVLICFDIGRPETLENVLRKWKGEIEEFCPNTKVLLVGCKSDLRADLATFVQLSNDIPSSYDQGSNMAKLISAPYIECSAQQSENSVRDIFHIATLACISKSNKNVKRIKSSRAKKRTSHVSNRPELDSVSRLHKTKAKTCTVM from the exons ATGATGGATCACCATCAcgatttgaaatgtaaaatagttgTGGTCGGGGACACTCAGTGTGGGAAGACGTCtctgttaaatgtttttgccAAAGACTCCTTTCCAGAG AACTACGTTCCTACAGTGTTTGAGAACTACACAGCCAGTTTTGAGGTGGACACACTGAGAGTTGAGCTCAGTCTTTGGGATACTTCAG GGTCTCCATACTATGACAACGTGCGCCCCCTTTCTTACCCGGACGCTGATGCGGTTCTCATCTGTTTTGATATTGGCCGACCAGAGACTCTGGAGAATGTGTTAAGGAAG TGGAAGGGAGAAATTGAGGAATTCTGTCCTAATACTAAAGTACTTTTGGTTGGATGCAAGTCAGACCTGCGTGCAGACCTGGCCACATTTGTACAGCTGTCCAATGACATTCCTTCATCATATGACCAG GGTTCAAACATGGCCAAGCTGATCTCGGCTCCTTACATCGAGTGTTCAGCACAGCAGTCTGAGAACAGCGTGAGGGACATTTTTCACATAGCCACACTGGCCTGTATCAGTAAAAGCAACAAGAACGTGAAGCGCATCAAGTCCAGCAGAGCCAAAAAGAGGACTTCACATGTTTCTAACAGGCCTGAGCTGGACTCAGTGTCACGTCTACACAAGACCAAGGCAAAAACCTGCACAGTCATGTGA
- the mmadhcb gene encoding LOW QUALITY PROTEIN: metabolism of cobalamin associated Db (The sequence of the model RefSeq protein was modified relative to this genomic sequence to represent the inferred CDS: deleted 1 base in 1 codon) → MASVLCSRARLVTYLPGLHILVHRVVGARTFSGASGSDEPHLNNTTLDAAQRTVWPDETMGPFGPQDKRFQLPGNVGFDSQLEGPAEQRTAAIHSVMPDVFTAQSSNERHNFILAQFINELHESDKTSMERSVDNAENFFDHSSVECAIQSCPELLKKDFESMFPEAPSTGMMVVTVTQKTQNDMTAWTEQVDQEREELLAKFIAGAKEICHALQTEGFWADFIDPSSGLAFFGSYTNNALFETDERYRHLGFQIEDLGCCKVIRHVMWGTHVFVGTLFTTAPPNSQIMKKLQGN, encoded by the exons ATGGCCAGT GTGCTCTGCAGCAGAGCTCGGCTGGTGACGTACCTGCCAGGGCTTCACATTTTAGTTCATCGTGTTGTAGGAGCCAGGACATTCTCTGGGGCGTCCGGCTCAGACGAGCCACACCTGAACAACACAACCCTTGATGCTG CACAAAGGACGGTGTGGCCAGACGAGACCATGGGCCCATTCGGACCTCAGGATAAGCGTTTCCAGTTGCCAGGTAATGTGGGTTTTGACTCTCAATTGGAGGGTCCAGCAGAGCAGAGGACCGCAGCGATCCACAGCGTAATGCCAGACGTGTTCACTGCTCAGTCCAGCAACGAGAGGCACAACTTCATCCTGGCCCAGTTCATCAATGAACTTCAT gaaagtGATAAAACATCCATGGAACGGAGCGTGGATAATgcagaaaac ttttttgatcattCCAGTGTGGAGTGTGCCATTCAGTCTTGCCCTGAATTGTTAAAGAAAG ATTTTGAGTCCATGTTCCCCGAGGCCCCGTCGACTGGCATGATGGTGGTCACAgtgactcagaaaacacagaaCGACATGACGGCCTGGACTGAGCAAGTGGACCAGGAAAGAGAAGAGCTGCTTGCTAAA TTCATTGCAGGAGCAAAGGAGATCTGTCATGCTCTCCAAACAGAGGGATTCTGGGCTGACTTTATAGACCCGTCATCTGGACTTGCA TTCTTCGGTTCATACACAAACAATGCGCTCTTTGAAACGGATGAAAGATATCGCCATTTAGGTTTTCAGATCGAGGACCTGGGCTGTTGCAAAGTGATTCGGCATGTCATGTGGGGGACGCATGTTTTCGTGGGCACACTTTTCACCACAGCACCACCCAACAGCCAGATCATGAAGAAGCTACAAGGGAACTGA